CGGCAGTTTAATGTCCTTGGGCAGGCCCATGCTTTCGGTCAGGCTGGCCATTTCTTCCTGCGCCTTTTCGGCGGCTTTGGCCTGGGCATCCTTGATCGCGGCGAGGATCAGATCTTCGACCACTTCCTTGTCGTCGCCGTTGAAGATCGACGGGTCGATATCCAGCGCCTTCAGATCGCCCTTGGCCGAGGCGGTTGCCTTCACCAGACCTGCGCCTGCTTCGCCGGTGACCATGACATTGTGCAGGTCTTCCTGCATCTGCGCCATCTTGGTTTGCAGTTCCTGTGCCGATTTCATCATCTTGGCCATATCGCCAAGACCGCCGAGGCCTTTGAGCATCTGTTTTCTCCTAAGTGCGAGGGCGCAGGGCGCCGTAAGTCATCACTGCACATATCGCAACTGCGAGGCCGATGAACAAGTGGGGTGGTCCCAGACAGCCTTCAGCAAGGGCGTAGGCTTCCACATAATCAAGCGCGTTTTCGTATCGGTCAACCGAAACGACAAAGGCGATCCCGGCCCAGAGTACGGCGGCGATTGCGAAGGTCGCGCGGTTTCTTGTGGTCAGAGCGATGCCCGCAAGGGCAAGCAACGCGAGGGACACGGGCAGGGTGGAGAGGCCAATCAACTCATCCCAGGCGGTGGCCGGACCATCACCCGGTTTCCAAAAAGTTTGTTCCTTATCACAGACTTCTGCAATTGCTGCGGCGGGAAACAGCGTCATGAAACCTGCAAAGCAAGTCACTCTTCTTCGAAGGGATCCCATTCGTCCTCGACCTCTGGCAGGGCTTCCGCCTCGACTTCGGCGGCGAGATCTTCTGCTGTACGGATGTGTCTGATCTTTGCCTTGGGGAAGCTCTCAAGGACCGCCTGTACCATCGGGTGGGTGCTGGCTTCCGCTCGCAGGGCGTTCTCTGCGGCGTTTTCACGCTCAGTGATGGTTTCGCCGCCGCCCTCATTGGCGAGGGAAATCACCCAACGGGCATGGGTCCAGGTCTGCAACTGCTGGCCCAGACGGGCAGCGAGATCCTTGGGCGCGTCATCCGTTGGCTGGATGGTGATTCGGCCCGGCTGATAGGACACCAGGCGCAGATAGGTTTTTACATATTCCAGCAGCAGACCGTCGCGTTTTACCCGGATCAGTTCAATTACATGCTCAAAGCTGGGATAGCGCGCAAGCGCGCTGTCCGCCTGCGGGGCGAGGGCGGTGGCCTGTCCATTGCCTGCTGACATCGTTGGCCCGCCTTGGGGACCGCCCGGCATGCCGCCCTGTGGCCCGGCCTGCTGAGGGACGTAACCGCCTGCGCTGCCGGGGCCAGATGGTCCGCCAGAGCTCCCCATCGGCGCATTCATATGCCCGCCAGGTGGCGGAGGCGGAGGTGTATCCTGCAGGGTGCGCATCAGTTGTTCCGGCGTCGGCAGGTCGGCCACATGTGTCAGACGGATCACCGCCATCTCGGCCGCCATCATAGCGTTGGGCGCGGCGGCGACCTCTTCCAACGCTTTCAGCAGCATCTGCCACATCCGCGTCAGCACCCGCATCGGCAATGCCTCGGCCATCTGGCTGCCACGGGCGCGCTCATCGGGGCTGACGGTGGGGTCTTCGGCGGCATCGGGGGTAATCTTCACCACCGACACCCAATGGGTGATTTCAGCAAGATCGCGTAGCACTGCCAGCGGATCGGCGCCCTCGGCATATTGCGCGCTGAGTTCGGTCAGCGCCGAAGCCGCGTCGCCACGCAGAATCATGTCGATGAGATCAAGGACCCGCCCGCGATCCGCCAGTCCCAACATGGCGCGGACCTGATCAGCTGTTGTTTCGCCTGCGCCATGAGAAATCGCCTGATCTAGGAGCGAGGTGGCATCACGGGCCGACCCCTCGGCGGCGCGGGTGATGAGGGCCAGCGCATCCTCGGCGATTTGGGCATTCTCAGCGCCTGCGATCTTTTGCAACAGGGCAATCATTACCTCCGGCTCAATCCGGCGCAAATCGAACCGCTGGCAGCGCGACAGCACCGTCACTGGTACCTTGCGGATCTCCGTGGTGGCGAAGATGAATTTCACATGTGCGGGCGGTTCCTCCAGCGTCTTCAGCAGCGCGTTGAAGGCGGAGGTCGACAGCATGTGGACCTCATCGATGATGTAGATCTTGTAGCGGGCAGAGGCGGCGCGGTACTGCACCGAATCGATGATTTCGCGGATGTCACCCACCCCGGTGCGCGAGGCGGCGTCCATCTCCATTACATCGACATGCCGACCTTCCATGATCGCCGTGCAATGTTCGCATTTGCCGCAGGGCTCGGTAGTCGGGCCACCCTGACCATCCTCACCGATGCAGTTCATGCCCTTGGCGATGATCCGTGCGGTGGTCGTCTTACCGGTGCCGCGAATGCCGGTCATGATGAAGGCCTGTGCAATCCGATCGGCGGCAAAGGCGTTTTTCAGCGTCCGCACCATGGCGTCCTGACCCACCAGATCGGCGAAAGTTTCAGGCCGGTATTTGCGGGCCAGAACCTGATATTGGCCAGACCCTTGGTCCGGTGCTTGGCCTGCTGTGTCGCCTGCTGTGTCGCTCATGATGTCTCGTGCCAGATTCGGGGGTCGGTCGTTTGTATTCGGGTAAAGTAGGCAAGCGCGCGCGTGGCGTCCACCGCTGATGCAGATCCAAGCGGAGCAGGTGTTCATCACCGGTGTGGATCAAGAAACCATTAGGTGCCCGGCGGGCGGACCGCTACATTGAAGGATGTGATCATCCGGGGGGATCGTAACGCAGGATTTGCGACGCACTTGGCAGTGGGGGCTGACAATGGAGCATGTATCTGAGGGTGGCGATACCAAAAGTGCGGAAAAAGGCGGACCGCTGGTGTTGCACGCGCTGTCGGTGGCGGATGGCATTTTGGCGCTGTGTCCGCTGCCGGGGGCAAGCGGGGATTACTACGCCGACATAGAGCATATTCGGGAGTGGCAGCCCGGACTGGTGATCTCCATGACCACGGATGAGGAACACGCCGCCGTTGGCGCAGAGAGCCTCGGCAGCGATCTGCAGAGCCTTGGCAGCCGATGGATCCACCTGCCGGTTCCTGATTTCAGCACGCCGCCTCCGGACATTCTGAGCCGCTGGCCTGAGGCGAGCCATATGGCCCGCAAGGCGCTTGTCGGAGGTGGTCGGGTACTGGTGCATTGTCGAGGCGGCTGTGGCCGGTCGGGAATGGTTGTGCTGCGACTGATGACGGAATGTGGTGAGCGGCCGGATCTGGCGCTGGCGCGACTGCGCGCGGTGCGGCCCTGTGCCATTGAAACCGACGCCCAGATGATTTGGGCCTACGGCCCGAGACGGATTCCCGGCAACGCACGCTGAATTAATGCAGCTGCGGAACGCGCCACAGCAAGTTGCCAACCGTCGTCTGTGCCGCTTCATCGTGATGCGGCGCCGCGCAAGCGCGGCGCTTAAGGCAATTTCGACAGGTTGCTTGTGCCTGTCAGGCAGGTACGGATTGCAGCGGCGTTGGCGCGGGCCCGGGCTGCGGTCTCAGGGGTAGAGCCTGAGCCAAGCCACAGGGGTATTCCGGCAGACGGGTGATGGGGCGGCTGTCCGCACCCTGGCAAAAAAGCGCGTCCGCGAATTGATCAAGACTGCCCTGATCTGCCTCCGGAGAGATGCCGCAGTAGATGCGGATACGATCGTGGCTGGCCGAAAACCGTGCTTGGCAGGGTCGGTCACAGGCCGTCAGTTCACAATTGCCCGCTATTTCAAAATCATCAGTTGTGACCGTACGGGCCTGTCCCAAAGCAGTGGTCAGGCGTGACAGCATACGTTCTGCCGCAGGGCAGGGGCGCCCCAGATACTGGCAGTTGCTGAGTGAGTAGCGGTGTGTTGTATCAGTCCAGTTCATTGCGCCCTCCGCGCGAAGGAGGGGATGAATGGTCAGTGCTGGCAGGCCAATTGGCAGACATGCAAACGCTGCCAGAACACCCCGCCTGGTTTCGAGTTTCTCATCAGATGGCAGGTCTCCTGACTTGCGGGTCGTCACATCCCCGGGGCCTTCCCAATGCGGCATGGTCCGTGTGGACGCTGGCATCAGTGGCATAATCCGAGGTTGCTCGCCGCTTACAGTTGCGGGGGCAGTCGCGGCATTGATCTGGCTGGTCTGCCATCTCGCACCGTGTTCCCTTTTCATCCTGACCACCCAAGGGCGATACAGGAACCATCTGTCGAAGAGCTAGCGGTGGCAGGGGCGAGTCGTCAAGCGTTTCGTCCGGATGTACCCGGAATTATTGATCCATGATGGCGCTATATCTGGCGCTACCGGTCGAGCCGCGTCTATATATTGTGTAGCGTGACCATTTCTTAGTCGGGCGTGATGCTCTGCGCTCACGGCCACGAACCAGTCATCTTGTAAAAGAAAGAAAGGTGAGAGGTTGGACATCGACCCAAGCGGGGCTCGTTGTGGCTGCTTCCTTCCGGATCTGACCAGGTTGGCGAGGCGCTTGCCCGCGCCAACCTCTCGACCCCGATATAGGAGTGCAGGCGGGGAATGGCAAGCCCGTGCGATGCGCAATATGAAAGGAGCAGAGAGGCTGGTCTCGCGCTCTGATCTCACAATTTGACGCCAATCCTTAGAAACCCGTCGGGGGTGGTGCCATGGAGGCTGTGGCGGGACGGATCAAGATCGGTGAGATAGGCGCGGGCTCCGGGCCCGGTAAAGATCTCAACCTCTGTGGAGGGATGGCTGAACAGGCGCCAGGGAGGAGGAGCGTGTTCCAATGGGTCACGATCAAGACGCCCGGCCACGTAGTCGCGGATCGCGTCTCTCACCCGCAACGGGGGAATCGGCAGCGGCGTGGCGGCCTGGGCCATGGCGAAGTTACCGCCGCCACCGATGCGATAGCTGCTGACCGCTACCGCGAAATGCTGACTGTCGCGCACCGGCGCCCCTTTCCAGCGGAGGTTGCGGATCCGGTAGCTATCCGGATTTGCGAGTTCTCCATCGCTGGCAAACCGGGCTGGTGCGGAGACATCGATATCGTATTGGACACCGAAAATGACATCGAAATTATGGCCGGCCCGATCGTCGTCCAACAATGGGGAGCCAAAGGTGCCGGGCGCGATCTGATTGAACAACCCGGCCGACATTTCCAGCCAATCGCGCAGCTGGGCGCCATCCAGAACCACGGTGCGCAACTCGTTTGGGAAAGGCTGTATATCGACGACATGGCGCATATACATCTGCCCGATCGGTACATCCGTGTAATTTGAGGGGCCGGAGCGTGCGCCAAATTTGCCGGGGGCCGTCGCTGAGAGCAGGGGCAGGTTGCTGGCCACGGTATCTGTCAGGGCCGGACGCACTGCAGCCGCCTGGGCCCAAGCCACCAGCGCAAGAGCCTGATCGCGGCCGAGAAAAGTGAAATAGGAATGCAGCGGTTGGCTGGTGCGTCCCACAGGTTGCGCCATGCGGGTCCGTGTTTCGGCATGATCTTCCGCGAGCGCCGCGACCATTGCGGGATCTTCGTCCACCAGAGGCGTCAGTACGCCGCCAGCGCCGCCGATGGTTCTGCGTCGGGCGATGGGGCGGAGCGTACAGGTGGCCTTGGTCACAGCCCAGCGATCAGAGTTCCACGTCATCCGCAAGTCGATTACGCCAAGATGTGAGCCATGGGCCCCGGGCATCACGACCGGCGCGGAAACCGGGTGGCGTGGATCGGGCAGCGTCAGATGGGTGTGGCCGCCAACTATCGCGTCCAGCACGCCAAGATTGGCCAGCTGATGGAGAGCGTTTTCAATACCGTAGGTTGCGTGTCCTTCGCCGATCCCGGTATGAGCGAGCGCCACGATGACGTCACAGCCCTGTTCGCGTAAGGCAGCGGCATGATCGCGTGCGGATTGCACCATGTCGTCGATCGTGACTTTGCCTTGAAGTTGATGGGCCGCCCATTTGAGTGTCTGCATCGGCAGAACTGAGATCAGGCCAATGCGCAGCGGCGGTGTGCCTGAGGTATCCGGGAGTGCGCGTTCGAGCACGGTGGATTGGCAGAACGGAAGGGACAGCTGCGGGTCCAGCGCCCGCATATTTGAGCAGAGTACCGGGCAGCTGATCCGCAATAGTGCCTGCCGCAACTGATCCAACCCGAAATCGAAGTCGTGATTTCCAAGGCCGATGGCGTCATAGCTGAGCAGATCAAACGCACGCGCAACCGGCGCAGGGCGGATATCGCTAAGCTCCAGCGGGCGCTCCGCAATCGGGGTTCCGAAAATGCTGTCGCCATTGTCTAAAAGCAGAGTGACAGCACCGTTGTCTGCGGCTTCGTGGCGCGCCTGAGCGATCAGCGTGGCCACGCGTGACAGACCCTGCGCAGGATCAGGTTTATCGGAATAGTAATCGTGACTGAGCAGGTTTGCGTGAAGATCCGTGGTCGCCAGAATGCGCAGGGATCCGACCTTACTGTCCTCGGCTTGGTCCGATCCTGTCATGTGGCGTTTCTTAGAGGTCGCACGGTAATTCCCGAGGTGGCGTTGATTGCCAATTTATTAACAAGCCTGATTGCCTCTTTGAAGCAATCAAATGTGACACTCGAAAGCCGCTTATTGCTTAGAATTCATTTCAATCGCGTTGCTTTCCTCTTGAGATGCTATGGATTTACGGCTTTCACCTACGGCGAGTGGTCAGGATATTTCTAGGCCACTGTGGCGCAGAGGAAACAACTTTTCACCTTAAGGTTGCACGTCTCTGACGGATTCAGGTGCTGTGGCACATCTGTGTGCAGACGAAAGAGCGGGGCGGGCGATGCGACAGGCAGAACATGTGACATTTGGTGGCAGTGGTTTGGACCGGGCCGCGCATCTGCGGGATGATCCCGCGGCTTTGGCTGCGCTCTGGAGTGGCGGGGACTGTCGTATCCTGTTGATCTGGCGCGGAAAGCCATTGTGCTCTCTGCCTTCAGAGGTCGCCGTTGCATCGGATAAGGGGATTCTACCGGTGGCTTTGGCCTGGGTCCGGTCCGATCATCCCGTGGCGAAGGACGCGGCGGTGGCTGCTGTCTTCCTCGGGATCTGTACGGCAGGGCGGGCAAGGTTCTCAGTTGATATCAGTGATTGGCAGCCTGACAACCTTGACGATACGGCGTTGCGCGCCTTTGTGGATAACAGTGAACAGCGGCATCCGGATCTGCCGCAGGAGACCGGTTTTGTTGAGCTGCGACGCATCATGGCCCAGCTCAGCCGCGAGGAGGCAGAACTGGCGGCGACTGCACGGGCGGTGTTTGGCTGGCATCACTCGCATGGGTATTGCGCCTGCTGTGGCGCCAAAAGCGATATGGCACAGGGGGGGTGGCAGCGGGTCTGCCCCAGCTGTGGAGCGGCGCATTTTCCACGCACTGATCCGGTTGTCATCATGCTCATTACGCATGGGGATGCGGTGCTGGTCGGGCGGTCGCCTGGGTGGCCCGATGGGATGTACTCCCTCCTCGCCGGTTTTGTAGAGCCTGGGGAAACACTGGAGGCCGCTGTGCGACGTGAGACTGCGGAAGAAACCGGTGTGAAGGTCGGTGCCGTCAGCTATCTGTCCAGTCAGCCCTGGCCGTTTCCGATGTCGCTGATGTTCGGTTGCGCGGGTGAGGCATTGGGACGTGAGATCACCATCGATCCTAAAGAGATCGAAGATGCGATCTGGGTCTCGCGTCAGGATATGATGGCGATATTCGAAGGCACGCACCCTGATATTCGCCAGCCTCGTAAGGGCGCAATTGCACATTTTCTGCTACAGAACTGGCTTGCAGATACACTGGATTGAGACGAATAGTAGCAGTCAGTACAAGATCGCCATCGGATTTTCCGATCCGCTGTAACAACAGGACGCCCATGGATTTTTCCAGCAAAGAAGACATCGACGCACCAATTGCAGAAGTCTTTCGATCGATTTCGGACTTCGAAAACATGGAGCGTATGGCGCTGCGTCGGGGTGTCGATGTGCAGCGGATGGGGGATGTTCATCACCCTGAAAACGGGCTGGCCTGGGAGATTGAGTTCCAGTTTCGCGGCAAAAAACGCAATCTGCATCTCTCGCTCAGCACCTATGAGCCGGTGACGCAAATGGTGCTGACTGGCACAGGCAGCGGCCTGGAT
The nucleotide sequence above comes from Phaeobacter inhibens DSM 16374. Encoded proteins:
- a CDS encoding YbaB/EbfC family nucleoid-associated protein, with amino-acid sequence MLKGLGGLGDMAKMMKSAQELQTKMAQMQEDLHNVMVTGEAGAGLVKATASAKGDLKALDIDPSIFNGDDKEVVEDLILAAIKDAQAKAAEKAQEEMASLTESMGLPKDIKLPF
- a CDS encoding DNA polymerase III subunit gamma/tau, which codes for MSDTAGDTAGQAPDQGSGQYQVLARKYRPETFADLVGQDAMVRTLKNAFAADRIAQAFIMTGIRGTGKTTTARIIAKGMNCIGEDGQGGPTTEPCGKCEHCTAIMEGRHVDVMEMDAASRTGVGDIREIIDSVQYRAASARYKIYIIDEVHMLSTSAFNALLKTLEEPPAHVKFIFATTEIRKVPVTVLSRCQRFDLRRIEPEVMIALLQKIAGAENAQIAEDALALITRAAEGSARDATSLLDQAISHGAGETTADQVRAMLGLADRGRVLDLIDMILRGDAASALTELSAQYAEGADPLAVLRDLAEITHWVSVVKITPDAAEDPTVSPDERARGSQMAEALPMRVLTRMWQMLLKALEEVAAAPNAMMAAEMAVIRLTHVADLPTPEQLMRTLQDTPPPPPPGGHMNAPMGSSGGPSGPGSAGGYVPQQAGPQGGMPGGPQGGPTMSAGNGQATALAPQADSALARYPSFEHVIELIRVKRDGLLLEYVKTYLRLVSYQPGRITIQPTDDAPKDLAARLGQQLQTWTHARWVISLANEGGGETITERENAAENALRAEASTHPMVQAVLESFPKAKIRHIRTAEDLAAEVEAEALPEVEDEWDPFEEE
- a CDS encoding protein-tyrosine phosphatase family protein — its product is MEHVSEGGDTKSAEKGGPLVLHALSVADGILALCPLPGASGDYYADIEHIREWQPGLVISMTTDEEHAAVGAESLGSDLQSLGSRWIHLPVPDFSTPPPDILSRWPEASHMARKALVGGGRVLVHCRGGCGRSGMVVLRLMTECGERPDLALARLRAVRPCAIETDAQMIWAYGPRRIPGNAR
- a CDS encoding 5'-nucleotidase C-terminal domain-containing protein, whose product is MTGSDQAEDSKVGSLRILATTDLHANLLSHDYYSDKPDPAQGLSRVATLIAQARHEAADNGAVTLLLDNGDSIFGTPIAERPLELSDIRPAPVARAFDLLSYDAIGLGNHDFDFGLDQLRQALLRISCPVLCSNMRALDPQLSLPFCQSTVLERALPDTSGTPPLRIGLISVLPMQTLKWAAHQLQGKVTIDDMVQSARDHAAALREQGCDVIVALAHTGIGEGHATYGIENALHQLANLGVLDAIVGGHTHLTLPDPRHPVSAPVVMPGAHGSHLGVIDLRMTWNSDRWAVTKATCTLRPIARRRTIGGAGGVLTPLVDEDPAMVAALAEDHAETRTRMAQPVGRTSQPLHSYFTFLGRDQALALVAWAQAAAVRPALTDTVASNLPLLSATAPGKFGARSGPSNYTDVPIGQMYMRHVVDIQPFPNELRTVVLDGAQLRDWLEMSAGLFNQIAPGTFGSPLLDDDRAGHNFDVIFGVQYDIDVSAPARFASDGELANPDSYRIRNLRWKGAPVRDSQHFAVAVSSYRIGGGGNFAMAQAATPLPIPPLRVRDAIRDYVAGRLDRDPLEHAPPPWRLFSHPSTEVEIFTGPGARAYLTDLDPSRHSLHGTTPDGFLRIGVKL
- the nudC gene encoding NAD(+) diphosphatase; the protein is MRQAEHVTFGGSGLDRAAHLRDDPAALAALWSGGDCRILLIWRGKPLCSLPSEVAVASDKGILPVALAWVRSDHPVAKDAAVAAVFLGICTAGRARFSVDISDWQPDNLDDTALRAFVDNSEQRHPDLPQETGFVELRRIMAQLSREEAELAATARAVFGWHHSHGYCACCGAKSDMAQGGWQRVCPSCGAAHFPRTDPVVIMLITHGDAVLVGRSPGWPDGMYSLLAGFVEPGETLEAAVRRETAEETGVKVGAVSYLSSQPWPFPMSLMFGCAGEALGREITIDPKEIEDAIWVSRQDMMAIFEGTHPDIRQPRKGAIAHFLLQNWLADTLD
- a CDS encoding SRPBCC family protein; this encodes MDFSSKEDIDAPIAEVFRSISDFENMERMALRRGVDVQRMGDVHHPENGLAWEIEFQFRGKKRNLHLSLSTYEPVTQMVLTGTGSGLDGAMDVELLALSPQRTRLSVTLSLTPKTLSGRLMVQSLKLARSKLNRGFKKRVSEFAKQTEDRVGRSA